ACCTGTTTAGTGGTTATTATATCAGTGAAAATATACAGATGGAGACAGTCTCGCATCCTCTATCATTCCAACCTCCCGGTTATTCCGTATTATCCACCGCGTTACGCAGACACTTTGGGGACAGGAACTCTACAGCACGTGTACAATTACGAGGTGTGCAGGACGACTGACTCCAGAAAGAGTGACTGTCAGTTCGCCAGACCCTGTAGTCAGAACGTACTGATAATGGACCCCAGTTCTACAGGGACGATGCAGCGGATGCAGAGTGAACAGAACATCCTGGATGAATCAGACTCGCCATTGGAGGTCTGTTATATTTAAATAATGAATTTTTCCCTACAACTATATTTTTCTGTGTAATGCATTTTGTAATCGTCTTTAACTGTTTTTACATCGAGTCTTTACATTTGGAAGCTTTCCGTGGGAAGAAATGCTGTTCATTCCCCCGATGTGGCCAATTCAGCACCACTGAGATGGACAGCGGTGCTTTGCAAAGAGGGACCTTTGACATAGGATACGGTGAATTGTATTGACGTCTTCACCGTTGTCAAGATCATGCAAACATTTTCCATAATAATAATTCACTTCATAAATCTATATGAGTAATTGTGTATTTGTATAGAAACCACACTACCATGCATCCAGTTCTCTAAAGTTGTGTTCTGTTGTGATGGAGTCCTATAGTTTCAGCCACGTTCATCTTGTTTGAGATGACTTGTCCACATCCTGTGGCATCTGTGTTTAGAGTTGTTCATGTGTTAATATATCCCACATGACTGGGTTGGGTAAAACATGATTGGGCTGTACATCATTTTTTGGAGACTCAAACCTTCCCAAACATTTTCGAATTGTTTCTTTCTTAAGAACAGCTGTAGTTCAGTGCATTGAACTCAGAGGGACGCTGTTGGTCAGTGTGTTGCCGTTTTAGAGCAGATTGGCAGCAGTACCTCCCCGTCATCTCGATATATTAGAGAGGGAAAGAGCCGCGCGCAGAACGCTGTAGTCCGGGTTATAGAGAACACTAAGCACGGAGACACCAAGCTGCGCTTCTTTTGTTCCAGCGATAAGGATTATTGGAAGacattattgttattttctgGATTTATATTTAACAGAATATTTAAAATTGCTTAACGGATTGCATAGTGGTTGTGGTTTAATGGTGAAGGGAAAATGTCGGACAGAACAATGGCACGGCAAGTACTGTTGTTTATCTCGgtcctctctctcagttcagtgcACGGGCAGGTCAGTTACTCCATTCCGGAGGAAATGGCGAAAGGCTCTTTAGTCGGTAACATAGCGCAGGATTTGGGTTTGGATATAAAACGACTAAAATCAGGTAATGCTCGTATTCACGTTGGAAACAGCGCAGAATACATTGAGCTGAATAAAGAAAGGGGAGTTCTCCTTATCAAAGAGAGAATAGACCGTGAGGGGATGTGCAGACAGACGACGCCTTGCGCACTACATTTTCAGATTATTATGGAGAACCCAATAGAATTTTATCGAGTCACAATTGAGATTACCGATATCAATGATAATGCTCCTCTTTTCAAAAAAGATGCAATGAAATTCGAAATAAGTGAATCAGCTGTGATCGGTTCTAAATTTGTCTTGGAAAGAGCTTTTGATTCTGATATAGGAGCAAATGGACTCCAAAGCTACTCCCTTAATCCTACcgaacattttattttaaaattACAAGGTCAGGCTGACGGGAGTAAAAAAGTAGAGATGGTTTTACAGAAGCCTTTAGACCGAGAGAAACAGGAGCAGATATCGTTAGTGTTAACCGCCCTCGATGGAGGTGAGCCTCAGCTGTCTGGTACTGTGCAGATTCACGTCACTGTGTTGGATGCAAATGACAACGCTCCGGTTTTTACGCAGGCAATATATAAGGCCAGTTTGGTGGAAAATTCACAGAGGGGTACATTATTAACTACAGTTAGTGCAACTGATATAGACAATGGATCAAACGGTTTAGTCACTTACTCGATATCAAGTAGTATCGATGGTATTTTGGATCTATTTGAAATAGATGAAAGCAATGGCGAGGTGCGTTTGATAGGCAAGGTCGACTATGAAACAGCTAAACATTACCAGATTGACATAGAAGCAAAAGATCAAGGCGGTCTTTCAGACTCCAGTAAATTAGTAGTGGACATTGTAGACGTTAACGACAACAGCCCTTTGATTGACATGATGTCAACTTCTAAAACAATACCAGAAAATGTCCCTCCCCAGACTATTATCGCTGTAATGAGTGTCCACGACCCAGACTCTGATAATAACGGAGTGGTGAATTGTGTTTTGAGTGAAAACATTCCTTTCACCATTCAATCTACATCTAACGGATTCTATAGCCTAGTAACTGACAGTGActtggaccgagagagagactctgagTACAACATCAGTGTGACGTGCTCTGATGAGGGCGTGCCCTCGCTCTCCAGCAGCGTCACTCTCACCTTACAGATATCAGATGTGAATGACAACGCGCCTGTCTTTGAGAGGAGCTCATATGAGGCCTACATTATAGAAAACAACACACCGGGCCtctctatatccacagtgaaagcCAGAGACGCTGACTGGAACCAGAATGCCCGTGTTTCTTACATACTGGAGGACTCCTCGGTTAACGGAGTGCCCGTCTCCTCATATGTGTCCGTTAGTGCTGATAGTGGAGTCATCCATGCAGTGCGCTCTTTTGACTACGAGCAGATCAAGGATTTCCAGTTCCGCGTAAAAGCGCAGGATGGAGGCTCCCCTCCTCTCAGTAGCAATGTGACTGTGAAAATAATGATCCAGGACCAGAACGACAACGCGCCTCAGGTTCTGTACCCAGTCCAGACTAGCAGCTCTCTGGTGGCTGAAATGGTGCCTCGTTCAGCAGATGTGGGCTATCTTGTTACTAAAGTGGTGGCTGTTGATGTGGACTCTGGACAGAATGCCTGGCTCTCGTATAAACTGCAGAAAGCGACAGACAGGGCGCTGTTTGAAGTGGGATTACAGAATGGAGAAATAAGAACTATACGTCAAGTCAATGATAAAGATGCTGTGAAACAAAGGCTCACTGTTGTAGTGGAGGACAACGGGCAGCCCTCTCGTTCAGCTACAGTCAATGTTAACGTGGCGGTGGCGGACAGCTTCCCTGAAGTGCTCTCGGAGTTCACTGACTTTACGCACGACAAGGAGTACAATGACAATCTGACTTTTTACTTAGTCTTGGCTTTGGCTGTAGTCTCATTTCTGTTCATCACATGTTTAGTGGTTATTATATCAGTGAAAATATACAGATGGAGACAGTCTCGCATCCTCTATCATTCCAACCTCCCGGTTATTCCGTATTATCCACCGCGTTACGCAGACACTTTGGGGACAGGAACTCTACAGCACGTGTACAATTACGAGGTGTGCAGGACGACTGACTCCAGAAAGAGTGACTGTCAGTTCGCCAGACCCTGTAGTCAGAACGTACTGATAATGGACCCCAGTTCTACAGGGACGATGCAGCGGATGCAGAACGAAAAGAACAtcctggatgaaccagactcgaAATTGGAGGTCTGTTATATTTAAATAATTTATTTTCCCTCAAAGCTATATCTGTATGTCAATTTTTTTGTTTAATCGTGTTTAACTGTTTACAATCGAGTCTTTTAATTTGGAAACTGTCCGTGTACATATGCTATTCATTCCGCTGATGTTGTAAATTCATCACCAACTGACATGGATAGTTCGCTGTTATAAGAATTCAATTCCTAAATCTGTATCAGTCATGTGTATTTGTATAGAAAGCACACAAGCGTCCATACATCCGGTTTTCAAAAATGGTTTTCTGTCGTTTCAGCAACGTGTATCTTGTTGGAGGTAGCTTGTCCACACCCTCTGGGATCTATGTTTACAGTGGTTCTAAATGTGTTAATACAGGTCACATGACTGGGTTGGGTTAAACTTGATAGGACTATACTTTTGACTATGAACAGATCAAGGATTTCCAGTTCCGCTTAAAGGCGCACGATGTGGGCCCTCCGCAGATTACCCAATAGAAATCTGTTATTTTTTTGTCATTATATTTTCCGTAAAACTATATTTTTCATCTGTATCCTATGTCTACATTTTATTTGCAATCGAGTCTGTCAGAAATGCTCTTCATTCCACTGATATGTGGCCATTTCAGAAGCACTATCATGGACAGATGTGCTTTGCGAAGAGGGTGAATTCCAAAGGGTTGCTTGTAGTCTCCCATAGTAGTCTAGTGTCACGCAACGTGCTTTTTGTTATACATTCTTTTCCCACATCCCTCTGACATATTGAACGGTTTGTCATCATACAATGGTCTATATGTGTTGGATTCGCCTAATAGTATTCTGTATTCTATCCTTCGGATACTCAAACCTTCTCATATACAATATTTTGCGATGCGTTTATTGTTTTAAGGTAATCTGTAGTTCAGTGGATTGAACTCAGAGGGACGCTGTTGGTTAGTGTGTTGCAGTTTTAGAGCAGATTTGCAGCAGTACTTCCCCCATCATCTCGATATATTAAGAGAAAGGCAGAGCCGCGCGCAGAGCACACGTTCCGGTTACAGAGAACACTGAGCACGGAGACTCCGATATTGGATTCTTTTGTTCCAGAGAGACGGATTATTGGCAGAGAATTGTGTTATTTTCTGAACTTACTTTTAACGGAATACTGCAAATTGTTTAACGGATTATATGGTGTTTATGGTTTAATTGTGAAAAGGATATGTCGAACAGAACAATGACACAGCAAGTACTGTTGTTTATCTCGgtcctctctctcagttcagtgcACGGGCAGGTCAGTTACTCCATTCCGGAGGAAATGGCGAAAGGCTCTTTAGTCGGTAACATAGCGCAGGATTTGGGTTTAGATATCAAAAGACTGAAATCAGGTAAAGCTCATATTTATACTGGAGACAGCCCAGAATACATCGAGCTGAATAAAGAAAGGGGAGTGCTCTTTATCAAGGAAAGAATAGACCGTGAAGCGTTGTGTGGAGAGACGACGCCATGCGCTTTACACCATCAAATTCTATTTGAAAACCCATTGGAATTTTACAGCATCACGATTGAGATCACAGACATCAACGATAATTCACCGGGTTTCAAAAAGAATGAAATGACATTCGAAATAAGTGAATCATCACAGCCCGGAGCTAGGTTCGTTTTGGATAGAGCAGTTGATAATGACGTTGgtgtgaatgacctgcagagctACACTCTAAAACCAACCAATcatttcatattaaaatcacacctTTTACCTGACGGTGGTAAAAATGCGGAAATGGTTTTGCAGACGCCTCTAGACCGAGAGAAACAGGATCAGATATCGCTGATTTTAACAGCGTTGGATGGAGGAGAGCCTCAGCTATCAGGAACAATGCGGATCATCATCACTGTACTTGACGCCAATGATAACGCACCTGTCTGTT
The sequence above is drawn from the Salmo salar chromosome ssa05, Ssal_v3.1, whole genome shotgun sequence genome and encodes:
- the LOC106604876 gene encoding protocadherin beta-16 isoform X24 translates to MSDRTMARQVLLFISVLSLSSVHGQVSYSIPEEMAKGSLVGNIAQDLGLDIKRLKSGNARIHVGNSAEYIELNKERGVLLIKERIDREGMCRQTTPCALHFQIIMENPIEFYRVTIEITDINDNAPLFKKDAMKFEISESAVIGSKFVLERAFDSDIGANGLQSYSLNPTEHFILKLQGQADGSKKVEMVLQKPLDREKQEQISLVLTALDGGEPQLSGTVQIHVTVLDANDNAPVFTQAIYKASLVENSQRGTLLTTVSATDIDNGSNGLVTYSISSSIDGILDLFEIDESNGEVRLIGKVDYETAKHYQIDIEAKDQGGLSDSSKLVVDIVDVNDNSPLIDMMSTSKTIPENVPPQTIIAVMSVHDPDSDNNGVVNCVLSENIPFTIQSTSNGFYSLVTDSDLDRERDSEYNISVTCSDEGVPSLSSSVTLTLQISDVNDNAPVFERSSYEAYIIENNTPGLSISTVKARDADWNQNARVSYILEDSSVNGVPVSSYVSVSADSGVIHAVRSFDYEQIKDFQFRVKAQDGGSPPLSSNVTVKIMIQDQNDNAPQVLYPVQTSSSLVAEMVPRSADVGYLVTKVVAVDVDSGQNAWLSYKLQKATDRALFEVGLQNGEIRTIRQVNDKDAVKQRLTVVVEDNGQPSRSATVNVNVAVADSFPEVLSEFTDFTHDKEYNDNLTFYLVLALAVVSFLFITCLVVIISVKIYRWRQSRILYHSNLPVIPYYPPRYADTLGTGTLQHVYNYEVCRTTDSRKSDCQFARPCSQNVLIMDPSSTGTMQRMQNEKNILDEPDSKLEQKPPNADWRFTQGQRPGPSGAGGPPEMAMGTGPWPNPPTEAEQLQALMAAANEVSEATATLGPGTMGLSTRYSPQFTLQHVPDYRQNVYIPGSTATLTSNPQQQQQQQMLMQQQMAAQHQALQAQPSEAAAQPEPPKPAQTPASKKKSTKKEKK
- the LOC106604876 gene encoding protocadherin beta-16 isoform X28; translation: MSDRTMARQVLLFISVLSLSSVHGQVSYSIPEEMAKGSLVGNIAQDLGLDIKRLKSGNARIHVGNSAEYIELNKERGVLLIKERIDREGMCRQTTPCALHFQIIMENPIEFYRVTIEITDINDNAPLFKKDAMKFEISESAVIGSKFVLERAFDSDIGANGLQSYSLNPTEHFILKLQGQADGSKKVEMVLQKPLDREKQEQISLVLTALDGGEPQLSGTVQIHVTVLDANDNAPVFTQAIYKASLVENSQRGTLLTTVSATDIDNGSNGLVTYSISSSIDGILDLFEIDESNGEVRLIGKVDYETAKHYQIDIEAKDQGGLSDSSKLVVDIVDVNDNSPLIDMMSTSKTIPENVPPQTIIAVMSVHDPDSDNNGVVNCVLSENIPFTIQSTSNGFYSLVTDSDLDRERDSEYNISVTCSDEGVPSLSSSVTLTLQISDVNDNAPVFERSSYEAYIIENNTPGLSISTVKARDADWNQNARVSYILEDSSVNGVPVSSYVSVSADSGVIHAVRSFDYEQIKDFQFRVKAQDGGSPPLSSNVTVKIMIQDQNDNAPQVLYPVQTSSSLVAEMVPRSADVGYLVTKVVAVDVDSGQNAWLSYKLQKATDRALFEVGLQNGEIRTIRQVNDKDAVKQRLTVVVEDNGQPSRSATVNVNVAVADSFPEVLSEFTDFTHDKEYNDNLTFYLVLALAVVSFLFITCLVVIISVKIYRWRQSRILYHSNLPVIPYYPPRYADTLGTGTLQHVYNYEVCRTTDSRKSDCQFARPCSQNVLIMDPSSTGTMQRMQNEKNILDEPDSKLEQKPPNADWRFTQGQRPGPSGAGGPPEMAMGTGPWPNPPTEAEQLQALMAAANVSEATATLGPGTMGLSTRYSPQFTLQHVPDYRQNVYIPGSTATLTSNPQQQQQQQMLMQQQMAAQHQALQAQPSEAAAQPEPPKPAQTPASKKKSTKKEKK